Genomic window (Chryseobacterium bernardetii):
TGCTTATTTTACATTTCTTCTTCAGGGAAATATGATAGAGGGAAACAAAAAAGAGACCTACGAATGTTCAGCAGGCACATTACTTTATCATCAGTGGGAAGATCCGCATTACAATATAAAACCTGATATATTTACACGGGGATTCCATATTGAAATCTCCCAGAACTGGTTTGATCAGTTTGATGTTCAGAAAAATGAGGCAGAAGGCAGCTTCAATATACAGGATCCCTCTTTAAAATTGTTGGTCTATAAAATTTTTAAGGAAAATCAAGACAGGGATCAAACCTTTGAAGTGGCTGTCAATCAGCTTCTGCTAAACCTATTCAGTCAATTGGTTATTCAGAAAAACAAAACTGAAAAGAAACCTGTGTGGGTTGGGGTCATCAATGAAATTTTACATGAATGCTTTACAGAAAAATTAAGTCTTGCAGAACTTTCTGCAACAGCAAATATTCATCCGATCCATTTAAGCAGGGATTTTCAAAAATACTTTCATTGTACTTTAGGAGAATATCTCAGAAAGCTGAAGCTGAACAGATCATTAGAGCTGCTTACAAAACCGGTTTCTTTAACAGATATAGCTCTGGAAAGTGGATTTGCTGATCAAAGCCATTTTATCCGTTGTTTTAAAGAAAATATTGGAATAACTCCTCTAAAATATAGAAATCTCCTAAGAAAATGATGATGTTAATTTCATTCTATTTTATAAAATAAAGAGCTGTTATTTTTGCTAAAACATTAAAATGAAAACTCTGATTCTACTGATCTTTATTTTCACATTTTCTTTTTATCCGGCTCAAAGCCAAAATATTGTCACACCTGAGAAAATTGAAAACCCAATTCAAAAGAAATATTCCGGAAAAATTATATTTCTTGACCACACTATCAGTCCCGAAAATTTAAAAGAGCAGGATATTCTTTCCTCTGCTACACTAAGAGAGGATGGAAGTCTTGGTATTCATGCCTTCTTTGATAATTCTTTAGTGAATTATCTACATCAGCTTGGGCCGTCACTCACCGTTGATCAATTGCTGAAAAACGGCAACTATCAGTTTTCATTTTATGTGGACGGGAGAATGATTTACAAAGAAAACCTGAATACAGGAGCAGGTACTGCAGAAAATAAAAAACTCAAAACATCTTTTAGAATTCCTCTTATCAGCAGCAGCAATGAAGATTCATGGGGAAGGTATTTATGGATGCGGTTTTATTTACTTCATGACGGCATTGATGCTTTGTCAAGCGGAAATCATATTTTGAAAATAGAAATCCGTCCTTACCTGAAAACAACAACATTACAGACAGGAGAAATTATTGCAGAAGGAGAAATAAAAATGAATGTTCCGGAAAAAAATATTCCGGAAAGGCTAACAGCTATTCAGCCTATTCAGCCAAACAGCGGATGGGAAGTTTCCAAGGAAAAAATAGACAACAAGATCATTAAAAATTTAAATAAAAAAATAGCAGAAGAAAGATTCAAAAATATAACAGGTATCGCTGTAATCAAAAACGGAAAGCTTCTGTTAGAAGAATATTTTAATCATTCCGGAAGAGATTCTTTACAGGATACACGGTCTGTGGGTAAATCTTTTGCTTCCGCGTTAATGGGAATTGCGATAAAAGAGAAGTACATAAAAAGCGAGTATCAAAACTTAAAAGATTTTTATAACATACAACAATTTAAAAACTACTCTCCTAAAAAAGATAGTGTCACCATCAAAAGTTTATTAACAATGAGTTCCGGCTTTGACGGAAATGATGACGATAATGAATCTCCAGGTGATGAAGAAAATATGTATCCTACTGAAAATTGGGTAAAATTTGCGCTGGATATACCCATGACAAATAATATAATTGGAAAAGTATGGAATTATTTCACTGCCGGTGTTGTAATAACCGGAGATATTTTAGACAAGAGTGTACCTAAAGGCCTGGAAAATTATGCTGATAAAAAACTATTTCAACCTCTTGGCATCATCAATTATCAATGGCAGTTTACTCCTCAGCATAAGCCATCTCTGGCCGGAGGACTGAGAATGAAGATGTTAGATTTTGCTAAATTTGGACAGTTATATAAAAACAATGGACTCTGGAATGGAAAAAGGGTATTAGATAAAACCTGGATTCAAAAATCTTTTACCAACTATTTTGCCGGTCATCCAGATTTTGAAGGCTATGGATATTTATTCTGGAGAAAAGTATATAAAGTTGCAAATCAAAATTTTGAAGCTTATCAATCCAGTGGTAATGGCGGTAATAAAATTATCGTATTCACTCATATTCCTATAGTAATAGTAATTACTGCAACAGCTTACAATAAGCCTTATGGCCATTCACAAGCTGATAAAATTGTAGAGCAATACCTTTTGCCTGCACTTAAATAAGGAAGAAAAAAGCTAGTGTAAGTAAAAAAAATATATTTTACAAAAGAGTATATGGATTTTACCCGCTTTTAAATTATCATTCACGATTTGGATACATCATTCCCCGATTTGGATACTTTTTCAATTCCTTA
Coding sequences:
- a CDS encoding serine hydrolase domain-containing protein; the protein is MKTLILLIFIFTFSFYPAQSQNIVTPEKIENPIQKKYSGKIIFLDHTISPENLKEQDILSSATLREDGSLGIHAFFDNSLVNYLHQLGPSLTVDQLLKNGNYQFSFYVDGRMIYKENLNTGAGTAENKKLKTSFRIPLISSSNEDSWGRYLWMRFYLLHDGIDALSSGNHILKIEIRPYLKTTTLQTGEIIAEGEIKMNVPEKNIPERLTAIQPIQPNSGWEVSKEKIDNKIIKNLNKKIAEERFKNITGIAVIKNGKLLLEEYFNHSGRDSLQDTRSVGKSFASALMGIAIKEKYIKSEYQNLKDFYNIQQFKNYSPKKDSVTIKSLLTMSSGFDGNDDDNESPGDEENMYPTENWVKFALDIPMTNNIIGKVWNYFTAGVVITGDILDKSVPKGLENYADKKLFQPLGIINYQWQFTPQHKPSLAGGLRMKMLDFAKFGQLYKNNGLWNGKRVLDKTWIQKSFTNYFAGHPDFEGYGYLFWRKVYKVANQNFEAYQSSGNGGNKIIVFTHIPIVIVITATAYNKPYGHSQADKIVEQYLLPALK
- a CDS encoding AraC family transcriptional regulator codes for the protein MNTLRNGEYFGKTNGIVTIEGLTITDTEYTHPYVDWHYHENAYFTFLLQGNMIEGNKKETYECSAGTLLYHQWEDPHYNIKPDIFTRGFHIEISQNWFDQFDVQKNEAEGSFNIQDPSLKLLVYKIFKENQDRDQTFEVAVNQLLLNLFSQLVIQKNKTEKKPVWVGVINEILHECFTEKLSLAELSATANIHPIHLSRDFQKYFHCTLGEYLRKLKLNRSLELLTKPVSLTDIALESGFADQSHFIRCFKENIGITPLKYRNLLRK